The DNA region CATTGACGTGATGACACAAGGAGATCTCCCGGATGTGGAACGGTGACGGACTCGACCTCGACGCCTATCTGGCGCACCTGGGGCACGAGGGGGACCGCTCGCCTTCGCTCGCGACGCTGCGCGCCCTGCACCGGGCCCATGTGCTCTCCGTGCGCTGGGAGAACATCGAGGCCGTGCTGCGCAAGTACCGGCCGCTCGACCTGGAGTCCGTCCAGGCCAAGCTGATCGGCAGCCGTCGCGGCGGGACCTGCTTCGAGCACGTCACCCTCTACGCGGCCGCCCTGGAACGCCTCGGCTTCCGGTTCGTCGTGGTGCAGGGGCGGGTGCAGATGGGCGAGACGAGGATCAGGCCCGAGACGCACGCAGCGGTGATCGTGGAGCTGGACGGGAAGCGCTGGCTCAGTGACGTCGGGTTCGGGGCCAGCCCGCTGGAGCCCATCGAGCTGACCGACGCGACGGACGTGACGGACGGCACCTGGGCGTACCGGCTGCGGCGGCAGGAGGTCACGCCCGGCGCCGACGGGTGGGCGCTGTACCAGCCCGCGGGCAAGGGCCAGACCGACAACTCCGGCGACGGCTGGATGGTCCGGCACACCTTCACGCTCCACCCGCAGTACCCCACCGACCTGCGCGTCACCAACCACTTCGGGGCCAGCAGCCGCCACTCGGCCTTCAGCGACCGCGTCTTCGTGCAGCGCCTGCACCCCGACCGGCTGCACCTCTTGGACAACCGGCGGCTGACCACGGTCACGCCGGGGCGGCCGGGCCCGTCGGAGAGCCGGGAGCTCGCACCGCACGAGGTGCCCGGCGTGCTCGCCGAGGTCTTCGGGATCGAGCTGTCGGCGGAGGACGTCGAGCTGCTGCTGCCCAAGCTGGTCTGAGGCGGCCGCCCCGGCCGTCACCCCCGGGGGTACGTCACTCCGGAAGTACGTCACTCCGGGAGTACGGCGAGAGTCAGGCCGCGCAGCCGGGACGGGGCCGAGACGACCTCGTACGACGTGATCCTGCCCGACCGCACCGTGAGGGTGAGGGCGAGCAGGAGGCGGCCGCGCGGGGCCACGACGATGCCGGGGGCGCCGTCGAGCAGGAGCACGGCCGCGTGCCGGGCGTTGCGGGCGAGCAGGACCGTCTCGCGGGCCACGGCGTCGGCGCCGTGGAGCTCGGTGGCGGCGCCCGGCGGGAGGGCCGCCGGGTCGGCGCGGCGGACGACGTCCGGGGCGAGGACGGTCAGGAGGGCGTCGATGTCGCCGCCGCGGGCCGCGGCGAGGAAGGCCTCGACGGCCCGCCGGTGTCCGGTGGGGGCCGTGTCCGGGACGTCCGGGGTGCCGCGCACCTTGGCGCGGGCGCGGCTCGCCAGCTTCTTCGTGGCCGTGGGCGAGCGCTCCACGATGGCCGCGATCCGGTCGAAGGGCACGGCGAAGGAGTCGTGCAGCACGAAGGCGACCCGCTCGGCCGGGCCCAGGGTGGCGAGGACCACGAGCAGGGCGCGGCCCACCGACTCGATCAGGAGCGCCTCCTCCTCGGGGGTGTGCGCCTCGGCGGCGGCGATGTGGTCGGGGACGCGGCCGCCGACGAAGTCCTCCCTGCGCGTCCCGCGGGTGCGGAGCATGTCCAGGCAGACGCGGGAGACGACGGTCGTCAGCCAGGCGGGCAGGTTCTCCACCGGCTCGGGGCGACCGGCGGCCGGATCGGGGCGACCGGCGGCCGGATCGGGGTCACCGTGGGCCGGGCCGGGGCGCTCGGAGGTGCGGGCGGCCGTGCGGCTCAGGCGCAGCCAGGTCTCCTGCACCGCGTCGTCCGCCTCGTGCAGCGAGCCGAGCATGCGGTAGGCGATGCTCCGCAGCTGCCCGCGCTGCGCCTCGAAGCGGTCCGCGAGGCCGGTCTGCTCGTCCATCGGTCACCTTTCCCCGGCTTGCTCCGTCACCTCCATGACGAACCGGACCACGGGGATGTGACAGGAGATGAGTCGACGTGAGCGACATGGGTGACGTCAGGGCGGGGCTGCTGCATCTGGACTCCAGTGCCGACCGGCGCGGGGGGTCCGTGACGCGGACGCTGACCGGGCTGTTCGCGCGGAGCTGGCGGGAGCGGTACGGGGACGCCGGATACCGCTACCGGGACCTGGCCGCCGAGCCGGTGCCCCTGGTGGGGCCCGGCTACGTCGCGCTCGGGACGCGCACGGAACGGCAGGGCGC from Streptomyces flavofungini includes:
- a CDS encoding arylamine N-acetyltransferase family protein; protein product: MWNGDGLDLDAYLAHLGHEGDRSPSLATLRALHRAHVLSVRWENIEAVLRKYRPLDLESVQAKLIGSRRGGTCFEHVTLYAAALERLGFRFVVVQGRVQMGETRIRPETHAAVIVELDGKRWLSDVGFGASPLEPIELTDATDVTDGTWAYRLRRQEVTPGADGWALYQPAGKGQTDNSGDGWMVRHTFTLHPQYPTDLRVTNHFGASSRHSAFSDRVFVQRLHPDRLHLLDNRRLTTVTPGRPGPSESRELAPHEVPGVLAEVFGIELSAEDVELLLPKLV
- a CDS encoding sigma factor, giving the protein MDEQTGLADRFEAQRGQLRSIAYRMLGSLHEADDAVQETWLRLSRTAARTSERPGPAHGDPDPAAGRPDPAAGRPEPVENLPAWLTTVVSRVCLDMLRTRGTRREDFVGGRVPDHIAAAEAHTPEEEALLIESVGRALLVVLATLGPAERVAFVLHDSFAVPFDRIAAIVERSPTATKKLASRARAKVRGTPDVPDTAPTGHRRAVEAFLAAARGGDIDALLTVLAPDVVRRADPAALPPGAATELHGADAVARETVLLARNARHAAVLLLDGAPGIVVAPRGRLLLALTLTVRSGRITSYEVVSAPSRLRGLTLAVLPE